From Paenibacillus sp. GP183, one genomic window encodes:
- a CDS encoding stalk domain-containing protein yields the protein MNIVFKRLMVAAIASTAILSSFATNARADDSGTVEWNLPTLPTNVKQTEEQDAFNKKNGRPLPTPEILQPALDSSLQSYKPRKDIEISGSFKGASSDVLPSLVNVWIDEFKKYYPKVNLEIVPPYAGSLGAKELMKETVDFVFVSRELKPDDVNDFKTKYGYDPLSVPISGASYRHFGFLDSMGFFVHKDNPLQKLTLDQIDAMFSSTHLRGGDPIKTWGQLGLTGDWADKPIHLYGIQPWNGFEEFIRQRILSRDGQRGEWGEGIKFDKVVFPVAGRVSEDPYGLGYSGMAYIDKPVKMLALGESEAGPYYAPTYENVVSAKYPLSRLIYFNTNKNPDKALSPVIEEFLKFILSKEGQQVVLKHAIYVPLRSWQANDSLAIVTGVPEVKVNINNKPIKFSQPAVILDGNTMVPIKDITGIYGADLTWDSSKKVATLSKGITKITLTVDSRKATLNGEDKMLEVPVQIIRHFSSVNSTMVPLRFITEAFGAKVGWDQTAHAISLN from the coding sequence ATGAACATTGTATTTAAAAGATTGATGGTTGCAGCCATCGCATCAACAGCAATATTAAGCAGTTTTGCAACGAATGCAAGGGCGGATGACTCCGGAACAGTGGAATGGAACCTTCCTACTCTTCCCACAAACGTAAAACAAACCGAGGAGCAGGATGCGTTTAATAAAAAAAATGGCCGTCCTTTGCCGACTCCGGAAATTCTTCAGCCTGCTTTGGACTCGTCACTGCAGTCTTATAAACCAAGAAAAGATATCGAAATTTCAGGGAGTTTCAAGGGTGCGTCGTCGGACGTACTGCCGAGCTTGGTAAACGTTTGGATCGATGAATTTAAAAAATACTATCCGAAAGTGAACTTGGAAATTGTGCCGCCCTATGCAGGCAGTTTGGGTGCCAAAGAGCTGATGAAGGAAACGGTTGATTTCGTATTTGTATCCAGGGAACTTAAACCGGATGACGTTAACGATTTTAAAACAAAGTACGGATATGATCCGTTGTCCGTGCCCATTTCCGGAGCCTCCTACCGTCATTTTGGTTTTCTGGACAGCATGGGATTCTTTGTCCATAAGGATAATCCGCTGCAGAAATTGACGCTCGATCAAATCGATGCCATGTTTTCATCCACCCATCTTCGCGGCGGAGATCCTATCAAGACATGGGGACAACTAGGGCTGACCGGCGATTGGGCAGACAAGCCTATTCATCTTTATGGCATTCAGCCTTGGAACGGGTTTGAAGAATTTATTCGCCAAAGAATTTTAAGCAGGGACGGACAGCGCGGTGAATGGGGCGAAGGAATCAAGTTTGATAAAGTGGTATTTCCTGTCGCGGGGCGTGTGTCGGAGGATCCTTATGGCTTGGGATACTCGGGGATGGCCTATATCGATAAGCCGGTGAAAATGCTCGCTTTGGGTGAAAGTGAAGCTGGCCCCTATTATGCGCCGACTTATGAGAATGTAGTGAGTGCTAAATATCCTTTAAGCCGCTTAATCTATTTTAATACCAATAAGAACCCGGATAAGGCATTATCGCCTGTAATCGAAGAGTTTCTGAAATTTATTCTGAGCAAAGAAGGCCAGCAGGTAGTTCTGAAGCATGCGATTTATGTTCCGCTTCGTTCCTGGCAAGCCAACGATAGTCTAGCAATAGTAACCGGAGTGCCCGAAGTAAAGGTGAATATAAACAACAAGCCAATCAAATTTTCACAACCTGCTGTTATTCTGGACGGTAATACCATGGTCCCGATAAAAGATATCACGGGAATATACGGGGCGGATCTAACGTGGGATTCCAGTAAAAAAGTCGCAACCCTTTCCAAAGGAATTACGAAAATTACGTTGACGGTGGATAGCAGAAAGGCCACACTAAACGGAGAAGATAAGATGTTGGAAGTTCCTGTTCAAATCATTAGGCATTTTTCCAGTGTAAACAGCACGATGGTGCCGCTAAGATTCATCACTGAAGCGTTTGGTGCAAAGGTGGGTTGGGATCAAACTGCACATGCGATCTCTCTGAATTAA
- a CDS encoding histidine kinase → MRKYRDYFQYKRWSIAIIMYASFLFMIVVPVLLITYIAARSYHLVLVETVTSRATTTLELVSSSVDTEAERIMRTLNSILKDNEVSSSLLKARTMKDTDKNISSLDQQLSNYFHQYEDNTVSAVFFYKDSGMYYYNQKMELDEKVVRESTWYKYIATNNNKIRLFGNKKNMQASENLGFDGTSITASISPGKNGRFYDDIELILFVFPDSILQQYLQSQVSKSGELLILNESGSILVSGNQSFANKGFEDDGLLEAKRNPSGHYITNINGQDVFVVYLTSNQGWKYIRIIPYDRFMKKINAVNQKSLVVGLVGIAAFLFVSYFIMKSIVRPVLAIVRQMKVMKTGHFEVQIEERGPFEVYVLGKTFNEMVLRIKELIEEIGQKERQKKDAEITALQSQINPHFLLNTLNTIKLMAIISKAKHIQQMTESLTKILSSSFNRGGMYITIREEMELLEHYFTIMKIRYGDTFDVVIQIDSRIENFYILKLLLQPIVENSIIHGIQQSEERGLIEITGELAGADFIRFQIKDNGIGFTELTGGDRKDAAQEHKNERFNGIGLSNVHDRIYLNYGPQYGMHIESKPGEGTSITLQLPVLQEPIRFRIEEGKHLA, encoded by the coding sequence ATGAGAAAATATAGGGATTATTTTCAATATAAACGATGGAGCATCGCCATAATTATGTATGCTTCCTTTTTATTTATGATCGTTGTACCCGTTTTACTCATAACCTATATTGCAGCACGATCCTATCACCTGGTATTGGTTGAGACAGTCACTTCCCGTGCAACAACTACGCTGGAATTAGTGTCCTCCTCCGTAGATACGGAAGCTGAACGCATAATGAGAACGCTTAATTCCATCCTTAAAGACAATGAGGTAAGCTCGAGTCTCTTAAAGGCCCGTACCATGAAGGATACTGATAAAAACATTTCTAGCCTTGATCAACAATTGTCCAACTACTTTCATCAATATGAAGACAATACAGTGTCTGCCGTTTTTTTTTATAAGGATAGCGGTATGTATTATTATAATCAAAAAATGGAATTGGACGAGAAGGTTGTACGGGAGTCCACATGGTATAAATATATCGCAACCAATAACAACAAAATTCGATTATTCGGGAATAAAAAAAATATGCAGGCTTCTGAAAACCTGGGTTTTGACGGGACTTCCATAACTGCTTCCATTTCCCCCGGGAAGAATGGCCGGTTTTACGATGATATCGAATTGATTTTGTTTGTCTTTCCGGATAGCATACTGCAGCAATATCTGCAATCTCAAGTTTCCAAGTCGGGAGAATTGCTTATTCTGAATGAAAGCGGTTCCATTTTAGTTTCGGGAAATCAGTCCTTCGCAAACAAAGGTTTTGAGGATGATGGTCTACTCGAAGCGAAGAGGAATCCATCAGGCCATTACATTACGAATATAAATGGTCAAGATGTCTTTGTCGTCTATTTAACTTCAAATCAGGGCTGGAAGTATATCAGAATTATTCCGTATGACCGGTTTATGAAAAAGATAAACGCCGTGAATCAAAAGTCGTTGGTTGTGGGGTTGGTCGGAATTGCTGCTTTCCTATTCGTCTCTTATTTTATCATGAAAAGTATTGTAAGGCCGGTGCTGGCTATTGTAAGACAGATGAAAGTAATGAAGACCGGACATTTTGAGGTTCAAATCGAAGAACGGGGACCGTTTGAAGTGTATGTGTTAGGAAAAACATTCAATGAAATGGTGCTGCGAATAAAAGAGCTTATCGAAGAAATCGGGCAAAAAGAAAGGCAAAAAAAAGATGCCGAAATTACCGCCCTTCAATCGCAGATAAATCCCCATTTTTTATTAAATACGTTAAACACGATTAAGCTGATGGCGATCATCTCCAAAGCCAAACATATTCAACAAATGACCGAATCTTTAACCAAAATATTGTCTTCTTCCTTTAACCGTGGAGGCATGTATATAACCATCAGGGAAGAGATGGAATTGCTGGAGCATTATTTTACTATAATGAAGATCCGTTATGGTGATACCTTTGACGTTGTCATCCAGATTGACTCGCGCATTGAAAATTTTTATATTTTGAAACTGCTGCTGCAGCCAATAGTTGAAAACTCGATTATTCATGGAATTCAACAATCGGAGGAGAGGGGCCTAATCGAGATAACCGGCGAACTTGCGGGTGCCGACTTTATACGTTTTCAGATTAAGGATAATGGGATAGGATTTACCGAATTGACTGGAGGCGATAGGAAGGATGCTGCCCAGGAGCATAAAAATGAAAGGTTTAACGGCATTGGACTAAGTAATGTTCACGATCGAATCTACTTAAACTATGGTCCGCAGTATGGTATGCATATAGAAAGCAAGCCCGGGGAGGGAACCTCGATCACATTGCAATTACCGGTGCTGCAAGAGCCGATACGATTCCGAATCGAGGAGGGAAAACATCTTGCTTAA
- a CDS encoding isochorismatase family cysteine hydrolase produces the protein MKYGNKTNYWIVDGDHFDISRGSAKTTTINIEENRTLQFDPERSAFIIIDMQNYFCSPLLDRSDGALKLVPAIYSAVKSSRQLGMPIIWVNWGNRPDTANLPPSLLYSWKRNGRPGLGEPLPNDLGLVLVKDSWSAAIVKELEESYEESDYWVDKYRISGFPGTTLDQILRSNGINTLFFAGVNTDQCVMSTLQDAAFLGYDNILISDCTATTSPAHVLEGALYNMRSSAFTAVSDSLKEAALKHVSK, from the coding sequence ATGAAATACGGTAACAAAACGAATTATTGGATTGTTGATGGAGATCATTTTGATATTAGCCGTGGTTCCGCAAAAACGACCACAATCAACATCGAAGAAAACCGCACTTTACAATTTGACCCGGAACGGTCAGCCTTCATCATTATCGATATGCAAAACTATTTTTGTTCTCCACTGCTCGATCGATCAGACGGAGCATTAAAATTGGTACCCGCAATCTATTCAGCCGTAAAAAGCAGCCGTCAATTGGGAATGCCAATTATTTGGGTCAACTGGGGAAACAGGCCTGACACAGCGAATCTCCCTCCAAGTCTTCTTTATTCTTGGAAGCGAAACGGCCGTCCTGGCCTTGGGGAACCCTTGCCGAACGATTTAGGACTGGTGCTGGTTAAAGATTCCTGGTCGGCCGCAATCGTGAAGGAGCTCGAGGAATCGTACGAGGAAAGCGATTATTGGGTCGATAAATACCGGATCAGCGGATTTCCGGGAACGACTTTAGACCAAATCTTGCGTTCCAACGGAATCAATACTCTGTTCTTCGCTGGGGTTAATACGGATCAATGTGTAATGAGCACTTTGCAGGATGCAGCTTTCTTGGGCTATGATAACATACTCATCAGTGATTGTACGGCGACTACTTCTCCTGCTCACGTTTTGGAAGGTGCTTTGTATAACATGAGATCCAGCGCTTTTACAGCAGTTTCCGATAGCCTGAAGGAAGCTGCCTTAAAACACGTATCAAAGTAA
- a CDS encoding response regulator, with the protein MLKIMIVDDEPLFRIAMREMINWEDLGCEIVSEASNGSEALRYIEKNNADIVLIDVQMPQLNGIQFLGKLKEMDLNLSPLVIMLSAYSAYPYVRQAFQLGAFDYLVKEDLAESYVTPIVKRAAAERIKQWEEMDCQRKESQQHQKRTKEDMLASLLRNDSIDDSSIQENPGGMSDWLEGSYRSQQVFMCLLVDQSYSEESSNLDKKTARYIQVTVAQVVEAVYPDSLMISASQGEFALLLDNLHVNSFQQARNKFIETVNKIRSHLKQYMNISVSIGVSASSSGMKVWAENYSSAYQLALLRFYFGLGNVYFAGDVQLLETVVPDFNKNELLYRLEIGAADWEKEFDKLFDQLKSLGMVNVENMFHFYKTLIREVGILLYTKGFSWQDISGNEMSPYDRLEQFEYMSQVHEWFKRLFAKVHEVLDPAKQTSLQAPKLVERARKFIERHHNDPISLTLVSEWAGVSESHLSKMFVKETGEKFIDYLTRVRMEKAVQMLSSGMKIYQIGEKVGYPNQAHFSTLFKRVTGKTPSDYKQDIDLNEQKQK; encoded by the coding sequence TTGCTTAAGATAATGATTGTGGATGATGAACCTCTATTCCGTATCGCGATGCGTGAGATGATCAATTGGGAAGATCTTGGGTGTGAAATCGTAAGCGAAGCATCCAACGGGAGTGAAGCCCTGAGGTATATAGAAAAAAATAACGCGGATATCGTGCTTATCGATGTGCAAATGCCCCAACTGAACGGTATCCAATTTTTAGGCAAACTAAAAGAGATGGACCTCAATTTGAGCCCGTTAGTCATCATGCTCAGCGCTTATTCGGCCTATCCGTATGTCAGGCAGGCTTTTCAATTAGGAGCTTTCGATTACCTCGTCAAGGAGGATTTGGCTGAGTCGTATGTTACCCCGATCGTAAAAAGGGCTGCAGCCGAGCGAATCAAACAATGGGAAGAAATGGACTGCCAACGAAAGGAATCTCAACAACATCAAAAAAGGACAAAAGAAGATATGCTCGCCTCCTTATTAAGGAACGATTCGATTGACGATAGCTCCATTCAGGAAAACCCCGGAGGCATGAGTGACTGGTTGGAAGGCTCCTACCGTTCTCAGCAAGTATTCATGTGCTTACTTGTGGATCAAAGTTATTCCGAAGAGTCCTCGAACCTCGATAAAAAAACAGCCAGGTATATACAAGTGACAGTTGCCCAAGTCGTAGAAGCCGTTTATCCGGATTCCCTTATGATTTCCGCCAGCCAGGGTGAGTTTGCACTTTTGCTCGATAATTTACACGTAAACAGCTTTCAACAGGCCAGAAATAAGTTTATTGAAACCGTCAATAAGATCAGGAGCCATCTGAAACAATACATGAATATTTCAGTAAGTATCGGGGTTTCTGCTTCAAGCAGCGGCATGAAAGTTTGGGCTGAAAATTATTCCTCCGCCTATCAGCTGGCGCTTCTTCGTTTTTATTTCGGGCTGGGTAATGTATATTTTGCCGGAGACGTGCAGCTGCTGGAAACCGTTGTTCCCGATTTTAACAAGAACGAATTGTTGTACCGGTTGGAGATTGGGGCAGCTGATTGGGAGAAGGAGTTCGATAAACTTTTTGACCAATTAAAGTCACTCGGTATGGTAAATGTGGAAAATATGTTTCATTTCTATAAAACCCTGATCAGAGAGGTGGGAATCCTGCTTTATACGAAAGGGTTTTCATGGCAGGATATCAGCGGAAATGAGATGTCCCCCTATGATCGATTAGAACAATTTGAATACATGTCCCAGGTACATGAATGGTTTAAGCGGTTATTTGCAAAGGTTCATGAGGTATTGGATCCTGCCAAGCAAACCTCCTTACAGGCTCCGAAACTTGTGGAACGCGCACGGAAATTCATCGAACGCCATCACAACGATCCGATTTCATTAACATTGGTGAGTGAGTGGGCGGGAGTCAGTGAAAGCCATTTAAGTAAAATGTTTGTGAAGGAAACTGGCGAGAAATTTATCGATTATTTGACTCGTGTTCGAATGGAGAAGGCCGTACAAATGCTTTCGAGCGGGATGAAAATTTATCAAATAGGAGAAAAAGTAGGTTATCCCAACCAGGCTCATTTCAGCACGCTGTTTAAAAGAGTAACGGGAAAGACGCCCAGCGATTATAAGCAAGACATAGATTTGAATGAACAAAAACAGAAATAA
- a CDS encoding dipeptide ABC transporter ATP-binding protein yields MMNLEKQNHTPTGEAADYLLEVRNVKMYFPITGGVLQRKIGEVKAVDNVSFGIKRGETLGLVGESGCGKSTTGRVIMRLYDPTEGTVIFDGHDITKIKGDRLRQMRQNFQMVFQDPYSSLNPRMTVGSIIAEPLQVNTKLSSGEIRERVANLINIVGLPPEAIMKNPHEFSGGQRQRIAIARALTLNPKLMVLDEAVSALDVSIQAQIINLLDDLREQFGLSYLFISHNLSIVKHVSNKVGVMYLGRMVEIAPRSQLYSTPLHPYTQSLLSAAPEANRKAKRERIVLTGEVPSPAKPPSGCAFHTRCPKAMDICREGRPELREIMPQQFVACHLY; encoded by the coding sequence ATGATGAACTTGGAGAAGCAAAACCATACACCTACAGGCGAAGCTGCGGACTATTTACTGGAAGTACGCAACGTGAAAATGTATTTTCCAATTACTGGCGGTGTTTTGCAGCGTAAAATAGGCGAAGTTAAGGCGGTCGACAATGTTTCGTTCGGCATTAAAAGAGGAGAAACCCTGGGACTGGTCGGGGAATCCGGCTGCGGGAAGTCGACAACAGGCCGGGTTATCATGCGTCTATATGATCCGACGGAGGGTACTGTCATCTTTGACGGACACGATATTACGAAAATCAAAGGCGACCGTCTTCGACAAATGCGCCAAAATTTCCAGATGGTATTTCAAGACCCGTATTCATCCCTTAATCCCAGAATGACTGTTGGTTCGATTATTGCAGAACCGCTTCAAGTCAACACAAAATTGAGTTCGGGAGAAATCAGGGAGCGGGTCGCCAATTTAATAAATATAGTTGGGCTGCCTCCAGAGGCTATCATGAAGAATCCCCATGAATTTTCGGGTGGACAGCGTCAGAGGATTGCCATTGCCCGCGCCCTTACCTTGAATCCCAAATTGATGGTGCTTGACGAAGCCGTATCTGCTCTCGATGTTTCCATTCAAGCGCAGATCATCAACTTGTTGGACGATCTTCGTGAGCAATTCGGTTTGTCCTACTTGTTTATTTCCCATAACCTCTCAATCGTTAAGCATGTGAGCAATAAAGTAGGAGTGATGTATTTGGGCAGAATGGTGGAAATCGCCCCCAGATCCCAGCTATACAGCACACCGCTTCACCCTTATACCCAGTCCCTTCTTTCCGCGGCGCCTGAAGCTAACCGGAAAGCTAAACGTGAACGAATCGTTCTGACGGGAGAAGTTCCGAGTCCCGCTAAGCCGCCTTCAGGGTGCGCTTTCCATACTCGTTGTCCGAAAGCAATGGATATTTGCCGTGAAGGACGTCCTGAGCTTCGGGAAATTATGCCGCAGCAATTTGTTGCTTGCCACCTGTATTAA
- a CDS encoding cysteine hydrolase has protein sequence MRYGNGENYWIVEGDHFDISRGSANTATIQIEENQTLEFDPLRSALIIIDMQNFFCSSLLGCPDGAINLVPAISSAVKSSRQLGMKIIWVNWGNRADVANLPPNMIYSRRKNGRTHIGEPLPDNLGLALVKDSWSAAIVDELKDSIDETDYLIDKYRTSGFPGTILDQTLRSNGINTLFYAGVNLDQCVMFTLLDAAFLGYDNVHLKDCTATTSPSYAVEGALYNMKNRTFTAISDSLQSAAVTQK, from the coding sequence ATGAGATACGGCAACGGAGAGAACTATTGGATCGTAGAAGGCGATCATTTCGATATCAGCAGAGGTTCCGCAAATACTGCTACCATCCAAATCGAAGAGAATCAAACATTGGAGTTTGACCCGTTACGGTCAGCATTGATCATTATCGATATGCAAAACTTTTTTTGTTCTTCATTGCTGGGCTGCCCTGATGGAGCCATCAACTTGGTTCCGGCCATCTCTTCTGCTGTGAAAAGCAGCCGTCAATTAGGAATGAAGATTATTTGGGTCAATTGGGGAAATCGGGCCGATGTAGCCAATCTCCCACCCAACATGATTTATTCCAGGAGGAAGAACGGTCGGACGCACATTGGAGAGCCTTTGCCGGATAATCTTGGATTAGCGCTTGTTAAAGATTCATGGTCGGCAGCCATTGTGGATGAATTGAAGGATTCAATAGATGAGACCGATTATTTGATCGATAAATACCGGACCAGCGGGTTTCCCGGTACGATCCTGGACCAAACCTTGCGTTCGAACGGGATCAATACTTTGTTCTATGCGGGTGTCAATTTGGATCAATGCGTGATGTTCACTTTGCTCGATGCTGCTTTTCTGGGCTACGATAACGTCCATCTGAAAGATTGCACGGCAACCACTTCTCCGTCCTATGCAGTTGAAGGAGCCTTATATAACATGAAGAACCGGACGTTTACCGCCATCTCCGATAGTTTGCAGTCTGCCGCTGTAACCCAAAAATAA
- a CDS encoding alpha/beta hydrolase family protein yields MALIQCDFFSETLGLSTSMMVILPQSTQGQIGMKGTGGSGKHPTLYLLHGLSDDHTIWLRRTSIERYVASLGLAVVMPAVHRSFYTDMKIGNNYWTFVSEELPRIAQSFFPLSDRREDNFASGLSMGGYGAFKLGLRCPDRFAAVASLSGALDATALDFMNRSELDQIFGSVDEVRGSAEDLFFLAEQAVRSGALVPKLYQCCGTEDFLYSANQRFLDHARKLNMDLTYEEEPGGHDWGYWDRKIQSVLNWLPLPGRV; encoded by the coding sequence TTGGCGCTTATTCAATGCGATTTTTTTTCGGAAACTCTTGGACTTTCCACCTCGATGATGGTGATTCTGCCGCAATCGACACAGGGACAAATCGGGATGAAAGGCACAGGGGGATCGGGCAAGCATCCGACCCTGTACTTGCTCCACGGGTTGTCTGACGACCATACGATCTGGCTGCGGCGCACGTCCATCGAGCGGTATGTCGCCTCGCTTGGACTGGCCGTCGTCATGCCGGCTGTTCATCGAAGTTTTTACACCGATATGAAGATCGGCAACAATTACTGGACGTTCGTCAGCGAGGAGCTGCCTCGTATAGCTCAGTCGTTTTTTCCGCTGTCCGATCGGCGGGAGGACAACTTTGCTTCCGGTCTGTCTATGGGAGGGTACGGCGCGTTCAAGCTGGGCCTTCGCTGCCCGGACCGTTTTGCCGCTGTAGCCAGCCTGTCGGGCGCACTCGACGCAACCGCTCTCGATTTCATGAATCGGTCGGAGTTAGATCAAATTTTCGGCAGTGTCGATGAGGTGCGGGGCAGTGCGGAGGATCTATTCTTCCTGGCCGAACAAGCTGTCCGCTCTGGAGCTCTTGTGCCTAAGCTGTATCAATGCTGCGGTACGGAAGATTTTCTATATTCCGCTAATCAACGATTTCTCGATCATGCGAGAAAACTCAATATGGACCTGACGTACGAAGAGGAACCTGGCGGACACGATTGGGGCTATTGGGACCGCAAAATCCAAAGTGTGCTGAATTGGCTGCCGCTTCCAGGACGAGTATGA
- a CDS encoding ABC transporter ATP-binding protein translates to MEAVLKVRNLKTFFSNENSVIKAVDGVDFEVQSGKVLCIVGESGSGKSMTSLSIMGLVPGPNGRIVDGEVLFDGMDLVKLNENELSDLRGNKIAMIFQEPMTGLNPLFKVGDQIIEVLMRHRKLSRKAARSKAVDQLRSVGFPKPEAIVDSYPHQLSGGMRQRVMIAMMMACEPKLLIADEPTTALDVTIQAQVLDLMRNLKDQTGTSIIFITHDLGVVAELADDMVVMYAGQIVESGSADTVFDKPLHPYTLALMGSIPSMTEENERLTAIPGTVPSAANFPPGCRFAERCSMARTSCFNKMPELRELSPGHFARCDLI, encoded by the coding sequence ATGGAAGCCGTGCTAAAAGTACGCAACTTAAAAACCTTTTTTTCTAATGAAAACAGTGTGATTAAAGCTGTTGACGGCGTTGATTTTGAGGTCCAATCGGGAAAAGTGCTATGCATCGTCGGCGAATCGGGCAGCGGCAAAAGTATGACTTCGTTGTCGATTATGGGGTTAGTGCCGGGACCAAATGGACGTATCGTTGATGGTGAAGTGCTGTTCGATGGTATGGATTTGGTGAAGCTCAACGAAAACGAATTGTCCGATTTGCGGGGCAATAAGATCGCCATGATCTTTCAAGAGCCGATGACTGGATTGAATCCGCTGTTCAAAGTCGGGGACCAAATTATCGAAGTGCTGATGAGGCATCGAAAGCTTTCGAGAAAAGCAGCACGCTCCAAAGCGGTAGATCAGCTCCGCAGCGTCGGCTTTCCAAAACCTGAGGCCATCGTCGATTCATATCCTCACCAATTATCGGGGGGAATGCGCCAAAGGGTCATGATCGCCATGATGATGGCATGCGAGCCGAAATTGCTTATCGCTGATGAGCCGACTACAGCTCTGGACGTTACCATTCAGGCACAGGTGCTTGATCTGATGCGCAATTTGAAAGATCAAACGGGCACCTCCATTATATTTATCACCCATGATCTTGGTGTCGTGGCGGAATTGGCCGATGACATGGTCGTTATGTATGCCGGTCAAATTGTTGAATCGGGGTCTGCAGATACCGTATTCGATAAGCCGTTGCATCCTTACACCCTGGCGCTTATGGGTTCCATTCCTTCCATGACGGAGGAAAACGAACGGCTCACGGCTATTCCCGGAACGGTACCGAGCGCGGCTAATTTTCCGCCAGGCTGCAGATTTGCGGAGCGCTGTTCGATGGCTCGCACCAGCTGTTTCAACAAAATGCCGGAGCTGCGCGAATTAAGTCCGGGACACTTTGCCCGCTGCGATCTGATATAG
- a CDS encoding MFS transporter has translation MEAWKRNLWVLWFAAFIGSASLTMVIPFLPLFLLQLGVHDHTEMWNGLLFSSTFLASAITSPFLGSLADRFGRKKMIIRAGLVLFIVFTLTSIVTNPYQLLALRIFHGLLAGYIPAVIALIGTNTPEHKAGYALSMISTAMASGRIMGPLLGGGIAKLFDNRIAFASAGLLILLSTLLVIFMVTEDKIALSKERVSVFGAFKIAASNRALTMVLILTVITSIAVMTIEPVITLYIVALGGSAQNSSFLAGFVFSLAGIAGILFASRWGRLADKIGFRNVLMIGLLGGALGTFAQIAFHNIWGFAIVRFVYGVFFCAVVPCLNGLVVRFTTSDFRGRAFSLNQTATQTGNMIGPIIGGMIGSAWSIHSIFWVTGIILIFSIVLTNSLTEVRRTEKTNTVIQHHS, from the coding sequence ATGGAAGCTTGGAAAAGAAACTTATGGGTGCTATGGTTCGCGGCATTCATCGGATCGGCAAGCCTTACTATGGTTATTCCGTTTTTACCGCTCTTTCTGCTTCAATTGGGTGTCCACGATCATACAGAAATGTGGAACGGCCTTTTGTTCAGCTCTACCTTTCTGGCAAGCGCTATCACTTCACCTTTTTTGGGCTCTTTAGCTGACAGATTTGGCCGAAAAAAGATGATTATACGCGCCGGTCTCGTCCTATTTATCGTATTTACGCTCACATCCATTGTAACTAATCCTTATCAGCTGCTGGCACTAAGAATTTTCCACGGCCTCCTGGCCGGTTATATTCCGGCCGTTATTGCACTAATCGGTACAAACACTCCTGAACATAAAGCCGGTTACGCGCTATCTATGATATCTACGGCAATGGCATCAGGTCGAATCATGGGACCATTGCTTGGTGGCGGAATCGCTAAATTATTTGATAATCGAATTGCTTTTGCGAGTGCCGGACTCTTAATTCTTCTCTCCACCTTATTAGTCATATTCATGGTAACCGAAGACAAGATCGCTTTGAGCAAAGAACGAGTTTCTGTTTTCGGCGCATTCAAAATTGCCGCTTCTAACCGTGCTTTGACTATGGTTCTGATATTAACAGTTATTACCTCAATTGCCGTTATGACCATTGAGCCGGTAATCACCCTATACATTGTAGCTCTTGGCGGATCTGCTCAAAATTCCTCATTCTTGGCTGGCTTTGTATTCTCGCTTGCCGGGATTGCCGGTATCTTATTTGCCTCTCGATGGGGAAGATTGGCAGACAAAATCGGATTCCGCAACGTTCTGATGATAGGGCTGCTAGGCGGCGCCCTGGGTACCTTTGCTCAAATTGCTTTTCATAATATATGGGGATTTGCCATTGTTCGCTTTGTATATGGGGTGTTTTTCTGTGCGGTTGTTCCCTGTTTAAACGGACTTGTCGTACGGTTTACAACAAGCGATTTTAGGGGAAGAGCATTTAGTCTAAATCAAACCGCAACTCAGACGGGCAATATGATTGGACCTATCATTGGCGGAATGATAGGAAGCGCATGGTCGATTCACAGTATATTTTGGGTAACGGGTATTATTTTGATATTCTCCATAGTACTTACGAATTCTTTGACTGAAGTTCGAAGAACAGAGAAAACAAACACGGTGATTCAACATCATTCATAG